Proteins from one Bacillota bacterium LX-D genomic window:
- a CDS encoding DUF1054 family protein, translated as MDFTGFSAEDFAVFDLAGFEERMLAIRSLIRPKLLALGEILAPGLSAKSRHSFYPHVASHARRTVNPPDDTWLALGRSPRGYKMYVHYAVGIARDYVYTRLVLKPEAKDKETLARNLQENGPQLLNSFKGKNIFWYGLPKKLGTTVPIEDMDNILGQVVEDLQQKKSSWLAVGRELKPNNPLLQQPANLVPEIENFFLQLLPLYRAAAEKK; from the coding sequence ATGGATTTCACAGGGTTTAGCGCCGAAGATTTTGCTGTTTTTGATTTAGCAGGTTTTGAAGAGAGAATGTTAGCCATTCGAAGTTTAATTAGGCCCAAGTTACTTGCTTTAGGGGAAATTTTAGCGCCGGGGCTTTCAGCTAAAAGCCGGCATTCCTTTTATCCTCACGTGGCCAGCCATGCCCGGAGAACAGTTAATCCTCCTGACGATACTTGGCTTGCCCTTGGCCGTTCACCCCGAGGCTATAAAATGTATGTCCATTATGCCGTGGGCATAGCAAGAGACTATGTTTACACTCGATTAGTTTTAAAACCGGAGGCTAAAGACAAGGAAACCTTAGCTCGTAATTTACAAGAAAATGGGCCCCAGCTCTTGAATAGCTTCAAAGGGAAAAATATTTTTTGGTATGGGCTGCCTAAAAAGCTTGGAACTACTGTACCTATAGAAGATATGGATAATATTTTGGGACAGGTAGTGGAAGACCTGCAACAAAAAAAATCTTCTTGGCTAGCCGTTGGTCGAGAATTAAAACCTAATAATCCCCTTCTGCAGCAACCAGCTAATTTAGTGCCGGAAATTGAAAATTTTTTTCTGCAACTGCTCCCCCTTTACAGGGCAGCTGCAGAAAAAAAATAG
- a CDS encoding putative DNA modification/repair radical SAM protein codes for MDLEKKIRILAEAARYDVSCSSSGSKRKNNDGLGNGHVSGICHSWAADGRCISLLKILLTNYCSFNCAYCVNRSTSDVPRAMFTPQELADLTINFYRRNYIEGLFLSSAIFHSPDRTMELLLQTVQKLRQEYHFHGYIHLKAIPGADGELIKKAGQLVDRMSVNIELPSNRSLKLLAPQKDKTTILKPMDYIKNQITESPKGFVPAGQTTQLIVGASPEHDLNILTLSENLYHKYNLKRVYYSAYVPVVEHRNLPSITKPPLLREHRLYQADWLLRFYGFQAKELLSSEHPDFAVEFDPKTNWALNNLQHFPLEINKAPYEMLLRVPGIGVRSAKRIIVARKMRALDVEALARLGVVLKRAKYFITCQGKYPGGITFQDDFIRSALLQGGKKNQRQSPYEQLTIFSRPQLSLPRDDGYSSYTGEL; via the coding sequence ATGGACCTAGAAAAAAAGATAAGAATCCTAGCGGAGGCGGCTAGGTACGATGTATCTTGTTCCTCCAGCGGGAGTAAACGTAAAAATAACGATGGTTTAGGCAATGGTCACGTTAGCGGTATTTGTCACAGCTGGGCGGCAGATGGCCGTTGTATTTCTTTGCTGAAAATTCTTCTAACAAACTATTGCAGCTTTAACTGCGCCTACTGTGTTAATAGATCCACTAGCGATGTGCCTAGGGCCATGTTCACTCCTCAGGAGTTAGCGGACTTGACAATTAATTTTTATCGCCGTAACTATATTGAGGGCCTCTTCTTAAGCTCGGCAATTTTCCATAGCCCCGACCGTACTATGGAACTTTTGCTGCAGACAGTCCAAAAGCTGCGGCAGGAGTACCACTTTCATGGCTACATTCACTTAAAAGCTATTCCTGGGGCAGATGGGGAGCTCATTAAAAAAGCGGGGCAGCTGGTAGATAGAATGAGTGTCAATATAGAGCTTCCCTCTAACCGGAGTCTAAAGCTTTTAGCTCCTCAAAAGGACAAAACAACTATTTTAAAACCTATGGATTATATCAAAAACCAAATTACAGAAAGCCCTAAAGGATTTGTACCGGCGGGGCAGACTACCCAGCTCATTGTTGGGGCTTCCCCTGAGCATGATTTAAATATCTTAACTTTATCGGAAAACCTGTACCACAAATACAACTTAAAAAGAGTCTATTATTCAGCCTATGTGCCGGTAGTGGAACATCGCAATTTGCCAAGTATAACTAAGCCCCCTTTATTAAGAGAGCATCGGCTTTACCAAGCAGATTGGCTCCTGCGTTTCTATGGCTTTCAAGCTAAGGAATTGCTAAGTTCGGAACACCCGGATTTTGCTGTGGAGTTTGACCCTAAAACCAATTGGGCTTTAAACAACTTGCAGCACTTTCCCCTAGAAATTAACAAAGCACCCTATGAAATGCTGCTGCGGGTTCCCGGCATTGGAGTTAGGTCCGCCAAGCGCATCATAGTAGCCCGGAAAATGCGGGCTTTAGATGTGGAAGCTTTAGCCAGGTTAGGCGTAGTTTTAAAAAGAGCCAAATATTTTATTACCTGTCAGGGGAAATATCCAGGGGGAATTACTTTCCAAGACGACTTTATTCGCAGCGCATTACTCCAGGGAGGTAAAAAAAATCAACGCCAGTCCCCCTATGAACAGTTGACTATTTTTTCCCGGCCTCAATTATCTTTACCTAGAGACGACGGCTATTCTAGCTATACAGGTGAATTATAA
- the folE gene encoding GTP cyclohydrolase I FolE: MDKQKIEKAVRDILEAIGENPDREGLVNTPKRIARMYEEIFVGLKEDPGKHLEIFFQEEKHEELVLIKDIPFYSMCEHHLVPFFGKAHVGYLPKGGKLTGLSKLARVVETIARRPQLQERLTANIADTIMTKLEPYGVIVVVEAEHMCMTMRGVKKPGSKTLTSAVRGIFASDAKVRAEAMSLINFGS; this comes from the coding sequence ATGGATAAACAAAAAATCGAAAAAGCAGTCCGGGATATATTAGAAGCTATTGGAGAAAACCCTGATCGGGAAGGATTAGTCAATACTCCCAAGCGAATAGCAAGAATGTATGAAGAAATTTTTGTAGGCTTAAAAGAAGACCCTGGCAAGCATTTGGAAATTTTCTTTCAGGAAGAAAAGCATGAAGAATTAGTTTTGATTAAGGACATACCTTTTTATTCCATGTGCGAACACCATTTAGTCCCTTTCTTTGGGAAAGCTCACGTAGGCTATCTCCCAAAAGGGGGAAAACTAACCGGTTTAAGTAAATTAGCTAGAGTAGTAGAAACCATTGCCCGCCGCCCTCAGCTGCAAGAACGGCTCACAGCTAATATTGCTGATACAATTATGACCAAATTAGAACCTTATGGAGTAATTGTAGTTGTTGAAGCTGAACATATGTGCATGACCATGCGGGGAGTTAAAAAGCCCGGTTCTAAAACTCTAACCTCAGCTGTACGGGGCATCTTTGCCTCCGATGCTAAAGTTCGAGCCGAAGCCATGTCCTTGATTAACTTTGGCAGTTAG
- a CDS encoding zf-HC2 domain-containing protein translates to MCPDLGTLQAYLDGELSVEERQQLEKHLQSCHLCREHFQELGDNAFFTQQLITNYGQEMNKANFDRKAAWQKIVSSQVKQINSAKLEKRKGVFQMFNKYRKWAAVAAGVAVLCGSMSFSQVRSAAASFLNIFRVEKLQTVTLTAEDLSEVKNKLDNKGTIKLKDFGKVKIANDYNSTEITLEKAQGEADFDLKFFAENKVDPANISLRKESGNRIDFTLNVDKVNKLIESLGGKTLLPKELDQKTFSIVINEAYVMDYNSDEKGNRNYFNYVQTKSPEVLVPEGTNVEALRTALLALPFLPENIRQQLAGIKDWQHTLPIPNFEGNTKEVQVDGTQGVYLGRNSKWGQLFWQKDGVLNILSGNLNMDEALELANGLEK, encoded by the coding sequence ATGTGTCCTGATTTAGGTACTCTGCAAGCATATTTAGACGGGGAGTTGTCAGTGGAAGAACGGCAGCAGTTGGAGAAGCATTTACAAAGCTGCCACCTTTGCCGCGAACATTTCCAGGAATTAGGGGATAATGCTTTTTTTACTCAACAGCTTATTACTAACTATGGCCAAGAGATGAATAAAGCTAATTTTGATCGAAAAGCAGCTTGGCAAAAAATTGTGAGTTCTCAAGTAAAACAGATTAACTCAGCGAAGCTTGAAAAAAGGAAAGGAGTATTTCAAATGTTCAATAAATATAGGAAATGGGCTGCTGTAGCAGCCGGAGTTGCGGTACTTTGCGGCTCTATGAGCTTTAGCCAGGTACGCAGCGCTGCAGCTAGTTTTTTAAATATCTTTCGGGTAGAAAAATTACAGACTGTAACTTTAACTGCTGAAGATTTAAGTGAAGTAAAAAATAAGCTGGATAACAAAGGCACCATTAAGCTAAAGGATTTTGGTAAAGTTAAGATAGCTAATGATTATAACAGCACAGAAATAACCCTTGAAAAAGCCCAAGGAGAAGCAGATTTCGATTTAAAATTCTTTGCTGAAAACAAAGTTGATCCCGCAAATATTTCCCTGCGTAAAGAATCGGGTAATCGAATCGATTTTACTTTAAATGTTGATAAGGTTAATAAATTAATTGAATCTTTAGGTGGGAAAACTTTACTGCCAAAAGAATTAGACCAGAAAACTTTTTCCATTGTGATTAATGAAGCTTACGTTATGGATTATAACTCTGATGAAAAAGGGAACAGAAATTATTTTAATTATGTGCAAACTAAAAGCCCTGAGGTTTTAGTTCCTGAGGGTACGAATGTGGAAGCTTTACGCACTGCTTTGCTTGCCCTCCCCTTTTTACCTGAAAATATACGTCAGCAGTTAGCAGGTATAAAAGATTGGCAGCACACTTTACCTATTCCAAATTTTGAAGGGAATACGAAAGAAGTTCAGGTTGACGGAACGCAAGGAGTTTATCTAGGCAGAAATAGTAAATGGGGCCAATTATTCTGGCAAAAAGATGGTGTCCTAAATATCCTTAGCGGAAATCTAAATATGGATGAAGCTTTGGAATTAGCCAACGGGTTAGAGAAATGA
- a CDS encoding TIGR03915 family putative DNA repair protein — translation MLYFTFDGTFPGLLTAIYESYYQPEKPDGITVQGQLELSLFDSAIHIKTDEAKAQKVLAAVSSKISAAALSNIYYAYLAEHPEAPTAIYKYLQLGFKRGEKIDLDLARQDVFTVHTLGQKVRRERHRYLGLLRFVKLQGEIYYAQFEPEGNIVSILAPHFAKRFADQKWIIHDLQRNLAAVYQPREWYLAELPPLPVTDLTGQAPQNKNFSRLWQSYFESIAVPNRTNPKLQMQNMPKKYWKYLTEKIDK, via the coding sequence ATGCTCTACTTTACTTTTGATGGTACTTTTCCAGGTTTACTGACAGCAATTTACGAAAGTTATTACCAGCCGGAGAAACCTGACGGCATAACAGTTCAGGGCCAGTTAGAATTAAGTTTATTTGACTCCGCCATACATATCAAAACGGATGAGGCCAAGGCCCAAAAAGTCTTAGCAGCAGTAAGCAGCAAAATTTCCGCTGCCGCTTTAAGCAATATTTATTACGCTTACTTGGCAGAACATCCGGAAGCTCCAACCGCAATTTATAAATACCTGCAGCTGGGATTTAAGCGGGGAGAAAAAATAGATTTAGATCTAGCCCGGCAAGATGTTTTCACCGTGCATACCTTAGGGCAAAAAGTCCGTAGGGAAAGGCACCGCTATTTAGGTCTTCTGCGTTTTGTTAAGCTGCAGGGAGAAATTTATTATGCCCAGTTTGAGCCAGAAGGGAACATCGTTAGTATTTTAGCACCCCATTTTGCCAAGCGCTTTGCTGACCAAAAATGGATTATCCATGACCTCCAAAGGAATTTAGCAGCAGTTTATCAACCCCGGGAATGGTACTTGGCGGAGCTGCCGCCTCTTCCTGTGACGGATTTAACAGGACAAGCTCCTCAAAATAAGAACTTTTCTCGGCTGTGGCAAAGTTACTTTGAGAGCATAGCTGTGCCCAATCGCACAAATCCTAAGCTGCAAATGCAGAATATGCCCAAAAAGTATTGGAAGTACTTAACTGAAAAGATAGACAAATAA
- the aroF gene encoding 3-deoxy-7-phosphoheptulonate synthase, whose protein sequence is MIIVMKLTAKQEEIANVEKKLKDNGYRLHLIQGVKRLVIGAVGDRKVLLESLGLERMPGVEKIVPIMQPYKLVSREAKEENTLVKVKDVVIGGQEVVAIAGPCAVENRDQLLTAAKRVKEAGAKILRGGAFKPRTSPYSFQGLEEEGLKLLTEASQETGLPTVTEVIDEASLNLSVEYVDMLQIGARNMQNFRLLQLAGRSGKPILLKRGASSTIEEWLMAAEYIASEGNGNIVLCERGIRTFENATRNTLDLSAVAVAKNLSHLPVIVDPSHATGQTKLIGPMSLGAVAAGADGLIIEVHPNPAVALCDGPQSLTTEAFSDLMGKLQPVAQAVGRSF, encoded by the coding sequence ATGATTATTGTTATGAAATTAACCGCTAAACAAGAGGAAATTGCCAATGTGGAAAAAAAGCTGAAGGATAATGGCTATCGTTTACATCTTATTCAGGGAGTCAAAAGGCTGGTTATTGGAGCTGTAGGTGATAGAAAAGTGCTGCTGGAATCTTTGGGTTTAGAAAGAATGCCGGGAGTTGAAAAAATTGTACCTATTATGCAGCCCTATAAGTTAGTCAGCAGGGAAGCTAAAGAAGAAAATACCTTAGTAAAAGTTAAGGATGTTGTTATTGGCGGGCAAGAGGTTGTGGCTATTGCCGGACCATGTGCCGTTGAAAATAGGGATCAACTTTTAACTGCCGCTAAGAGGGTAAAAGAGGCAGGTGCCAAGATTTTGCGAGGCGGTGCCTTCAAACCTAGAACCTCTCCCTATAGTTTCCAAGGTTTAGAGGAAGAAGGTTTAAAACTATTAACTGAAGCATCTCAGGAAACGGGGCTTCCTACTGTAACGGAAGTAATCGATGAGGCTAGTTTAAATTTATCTGTAGAGTATGTGGATATGCTGCAAATAGGGGCTAGGAATATGCAAAATTTCCGTTTGTTGCAGTTAGCCGGCCGCTCCGGCAAACCCATTCTCTTAAAAAGAGGCGCTTCTTCGACTATTGAAGAATGGTTAATGGCTGCCGAATATATTGCCTCGGAAGGCAATGGAAATATTGTACTATGCGAACGAGGAATTAGAACCTTTGAAAACGCAACCCGCAATACTTTAGATTTAAGTGCCGTTGCCGTTGCTAAGAACTTAAGCCATTTGCCGGTTATTGTTGACCCCAGTCATGCAACAGGCCAAACCAAACTCATTGGTCCTATGTCCTTAGGAGCTGTGGCGGCAGGCGCCGATGGTTTAATTATTGAAGTCCATCCAAATCCAGCAGTTGCCCTTTGCGATGGGCCCCAATCTCTAACAACGGAAGCTTTCTCTGATTTAATGGGGAAATTGCAGCCGGTGGCACAAGCAGTAGGGCGCAGTTTCTAA
- the folB gene encoding dihydroneopterin aldolase, which produces MDKILLQNMAFYGYHGVMPEENVLGQKFFIDVELHLNLQQPGRSDRVEDTVNYAHVYEQIKEIVEKQKFQLIEALGETIAQNILEKQTLVQEVLVRVKKPEAPIPGIFDYVAIEVNRKR; this is translated from the coding sequence ATGGACAAGATTCTACTGCAGAATATGGCTTTTTATGGCTACCATGGGGTTATGCCGGAGGAGAATGTTTTAGGACAAAAATTTTTTATCGACGTAGAACTGCACTTAAATTTACAACAGCCTGGCCGAAGTGACCGAGTTGAAGATACGGTTAATTATGCCCATGTTTATGAGCAAATTAAAGAAATCGTGGAAAAACAAAAATTTCAATTAATCGAGGCCTTAGGGGAAACTATTGCCCAAAATATTTTAGAAAAGCAGACCTTAGTCCAAGAAGTATTAGTACGGGTCAAAAAACCGGAAGCACCTATTCCAGGAATTTTTGATTATGTAGCCATTGAAGTAAATAGAAAACGTTAA
- a CDS encoding Fe-Mn family superoxide dismutase — protein sequence MKYQPKNFDYLYGTPGFSDQLLNLHFTLYRGYVENTNKLDELLKMYLKDGRTNLPQYAELKRRFGWEFDGMRLHEYYFGNMKKGGSGLDRNSAFYKAILHEFGSWEAWERDFKGVGLMRGIGWAILYYDTQGKRLFNTWINEHDTGHLAGACPLLVMDVFEHAYITQYGLRRPEYIESFFKAIDWAIVAQRYNKQ from the coding sequence ATGAAGTATCAGCCTAAAAACTTTGATTACCTTTATGGAACACCTGGCTTCTCCGACCAGCTTTTAAATTTGCATTTTACCTTATACCGAGGCTATGTAGAAAATACTAATAAGTTAGATGAGCTGCTAAAAATGTACTTAAAGGATGGAAGGACTAATTTACCCCAATATGCAGAACTAAAAAGGCGCTTTGGCTGGGAATTTGACGGAATGAGGCTTCATGAGTACTACTTTGGTAATATGAAAAAAGGAGGCTCCGGCTTAGACAGAAACAGTGCTTTTTATAAAGCTATTTTACATGAATTTGGCTCCTGGGAAGCCTGGGAGCGGGATTTCAAAGGAGTAGGCTTAATGCGGGGCATTGGCTGGGCCATTTTATATTACGACACCCAAGGGAAACGGCTGTTTAACACCTGGATCAACGAACATGATACAGGCCATTTGGCGGGAGCATGTCCCCTCTTAGTCATGGATGTCTTTGAACATGCCTACATAACCCAATATGGGCTCAGAAGGCCGGAATATATTGAATCCTTCTTTAAAGCCATAGATTGGGCCATAGTTGCCCAAAGATATAATAAACAGTAA
- a CDS encoding Tex family protein translates to MLNIVAQLAAEFNLAKKQVISTVQLLDEGNTVPFIARYRKEMTGGLNDEVLRDLTERLGYLRSLEERKVEITRLLDEQGVLTPELEQKIAAAQALVELEDIYRPFRPKRKTRASAAKEKGLEPLAELLLTLTSGNLEEEAQKFINAELGVNTREEAFQGAQDIIAEMVSDNAEARKYLRQLAKRKALLVSRKKTKSTERSPYEMYYEYQEAVRSIPPHRVLAINRGEKEEFLEAKIEFPEAEILAYLEKVFLPKGIAGAAYVQDAIKDGWQRLLEPSLERELRKELTEKGEEQAIKVFAANLKKLLLQPPCKGHTVLGLDPAYRTGCKIAVLDATGKVLDTAVIYPTPPQNKIAEAAEKVKELIYKHGVTAIAIGNGTASRESEKFIADLLVEFNGRVLYTIVNEAGASVYSASKLAQEEFPQFDVTLRSAASIGRRLLDPLAELVKIDPKAIGVGQYQHDVNQKRLGETLQGVVEDCVNTVGVDLNTASPSLLNYIAGVSASIAKKIVAYREEKGFFRNRQELLKVAGLGPKTFVQCAGFLRLPDSDNPLDNTAVHPESYAVTYQLLAELGIDLGQDLPIKIQADLPALAQKLNIGLPTLQDIVKELEKPGRDPREELPPPVFKAGVMELEDLKPGMVLNGVVRNVVDFGAFVDIGVHQDGLVHISELGEKYVRNPLEVVNVGDIVKVKIMEVDLERKRIALTMKEV, encoded by the coding sequence ATTTTGAATATAGTAGCACAGTTAGCTGCGGAATTTAACTTAGCAAAAAAACAAGTAATAAGCACAGTACAGCTTTTAGATGAGGGAAATACTGTTCCCTTCATCGCCCGCTACCGGAAAGAAATGACAGGTGGCTTAAACGACGAAGTGTTACGTGACTTAACTGAACGTCTAGGATACCTGCGCAGTTTAGAAGAGCGCAAAGTGGAGATTACCCGTCTTTTGGACGAGCAGGGAGTCCTAACCCCTGAGCTGGAACAAAAAATTGCAGCGGCCCAAGCACTAGTGGAGCTGGAAGATATTTATCGTCCTTTCCGGCCCAAGCGCAAAACCAGGGCTTCAGCAGCCAAAGAAAAAGGACTAGAGCCTTTAGCGGAGCTTTTGTTGACTCTTACTTCGGGAAATCTAGAGGAGGAAGCCCAAAAGTTTATTAATGCTGAGTTAGGCGTCAATACGAGAGAGGAAGCTTTCCAAGGAGCCCAGGATATTATTGCTGAAATGGTTTCCGACAACGCAGAAGCTCGCAAATATTTGAGGCAGTTAGCCAAAAGAAAGGCACTCCTTGTTTCCCGTAAAAAAACCAAAAGTACGGAAAGATCTCCCTATGAAATGTATTATGAATACCAAGAAGCAGTACGCTCCATACCTCCTCACCGGGTTTTAGCTATAAATAGAGGTGAGAAAGAAGAATTCTTAGAAGCCAAAATAGAGTTTCCTGAAGCTGAAATACTTGCCTACCTAGAAAAGGTTTTTCTCCCGAAAGGCATCGCAGGAGCAGCTTATGTGCAAGATGCCATTAAGGATGGTTGGCAGCGCCTGTTAGAACCTAGCCTAGAAAGGGAACTGCGCAAAGAACTGACTGAAAAAGGGGAAGAGCAGGCTATTAAAGTCTTTGCCGCCAACTTAAAGAAACTTTTACTCCAGCCCCCTTGCAAAGGGCATACGGTCCTAGGTTTAGACCCTGCCTATCGGACAGGCTGCAAAATAGCTGTTTTAGATGCAACCGGCAAAGTTTTAGATACTGCAGTTATCTATCCTACACCGCCTCAAAATAAAATCGCCGAAGCTGCCGAAAAAGTCAAGGAGCTGATTTATAAACATGGAGTTACAGCCATAGCCATTGGCAATGGCACAGCTTCTCGAGAAAGTGAAAAATTTATAGCCGATTTGCTGGTGGAATTTAATGGAAGAGTACTCTATACTATAGTCAACGAGGCAGGAGCATCAGTGTACTCTGCCTCTAAACTGGCTCAAGAGGAATTTCCCCAGTTTGACGTAACTTTGCGCAGCGCTGCTTCTATTGGCCGCAGGCTTTTAGATCCTTTAGCAGAGCTGGTGAAAATCGACCCTAAAGCCATTGGAGTAGGACAGTATCAGCATGATGTAAACCAAAAAAGGTTAGGAGAAACCTTGCAGGGTGTAGTAGAAGATTGTGTAAATACTGTAGGGGTGGATCTAAATACTGCTTCACCCTCTCTGTTAAACTACATAGCCGGTGTTTCAGCGTCAATTGCCAAGAAAATTGTAGCTTATCGGGAAGAAAAGGGCTTCTTCCGAAACAGGCAGGAATTGCTGAAAGTTGCCGGCCTAGGGCCCAAAACCTTTGTCCAATGTGCAGGCTTTTTGCGTTTGCCAGACAGCGATAATCCCTTAGATAACACTGCTGTCCACCCGGAATCTTACGCAGTAACCTATCAGCTCCTAGCTGAATTAGGCATTGATTTGGGACAGGACTTGCCCATAAAGATCCAGGCTGATTTACCTGCTTTGGCCCAAAAATTAAACATAGGGCTCCCTACCCTGCAAGATATTGTAAAGGAGCTGGAAAAGCCTGGCCGAGACCCTCGAGAAGAGCTGCCGCCGCCGGTTTTTAAAGCAGGAGTTATGGAGCTGGAGGATTTAAAACCTGGAATGGTCTTAAACGGCGTCGTTAGAAATGTAGTGGATTTCGGAGCTTTTGTAGATATAGGAGTCCATCAGGATGGTTTAGTTCACATCTCCGAATTAGGGGAAAAATACGTGCGAAATCCACTGGAAGTTGTAAATGTAGGTGATATTGTGAAAGTGAAAATTATGGAAGTAGATTTAGAACGGAAAAGAATTGCTTTAACAATGAAAGAAGTGTAA
- a CDS encoding RNA polymerase sigma factor SigX yields MTNDLKSTSFNELFASYYEIICRQLLYLTGDPGTADDLAQETFLKLYTSPPKELTNPGGWLRKVATNLAYNYLKGEKIRKSKEINTEYERLDKIISFDEIFIRSQEVREVRGVLKKMSPRDRIGLLLKFSGYSYQEIAQVLEIQKSSVGTILARSMARFKEEYLRQKGCE; encoded by the coding sequence ATAACAAATGATCTTAAGAGTACCAGTTTCAATGAATTATTTGCTAGTTATTATGAGATTATTTGCCGCCAGTTACTGTATTTAACAGGGGACCCAGGAACTGCCGACGATTTAGCCCAGGAAACTTTTCTAAAACTTTATACCTCACCCCCTAAGGAATTAACTAATCCCGGCGGCTGGCTCCGCAAAGTGGCTACGAATTTAGCCTATAACTATTTAAAAGGTGAAAAAATTCGCAAATCTAAAGAAATTAATACGGAATACGAACGCCTTGATAAAATAATTTCTTTTGATGAAATCTTTATCCGGAGTCAGGAAGTCAGAGAAGTACGCGGGGTTTTAAAGAAAATGTCCCCTAGAGATCGAATAGGGCTGCTGCTTAAATTCTCTGGATACAGTTATCAGGAAATTGCCCAGGTCCTCGAAATCCAAAAAAGTTCAGTAGGTACTATACTGGCACGAAGTATGGCCAGATTTAAAGAAGAGTACCTTCGGCAGAAAGGTTGTGAATAA
- a CDS encoding HD-GYP domain-containing protein, with the protein MRKVDIDLLTTKMKIAQNVYSSEGYTLLSAGVVLSEQFINKLRYFKVPAVYIEDGFLPEVQVNDLVSGRTRLESKKAVKEITNEVKTQLKNKRGFNINVPKLLSSVKRITEELGSSKNLIVNMTDIRTTDDYTYSHCVNVCVLSLLLGVSLNLTEANLNLLGIGALMHDIGKVMIPEDILNKPGKLTDVEYELMKKHTTFGYEILSKQRDIHKLSARIAWEHHERIDGSGYPRGLTKKEIHRYSQIVAMADVYDALVSPRIYKKAYLPHEAYEYIAGCGNHIFDYDLVQAFLFHLAPYPKGTIVRLSTGQIGIVVDLINKLTIRPIVTILFDNGVPVENRYDLNLAKHLTITIVEIVSEEEYQQLKNKAGIKD; encoded by the coding sequence ATGAGGAAAGTTGACATAGATCTTTTAACAACAAAAATGAAAATTGCCCAAAATGTGTATAGTTCAGAGGGATATACTTTGCTCAGCGCCGGAGTAGTCCTCAGTGAACAATTTATTAATAAACTGCGCTATTTTAAAGTCCCCGCTGTGTATATTGAAGATGGCTTTTTACCGGAAGTACAAGTAAATGACCTTGTTTCTGGAAGAACTAGACTAGAGTCAAAAAAAGCAGTTAAAGAAATAACTAACGAAGTTAAAACTCAGTTGAAAAACAAGAGAGGCTTTAATATTAACGTCCCTAAGCTTTTAAGCTCCGTCAAGAGGATCACAGAGGAGCTAGGTTCAAGCAAAAACCTAATTGTAAATATGACAGACATTCGTACTACAGATGATTATACCTATAGCCACTGTGTCAATGTTTGTGTTTTATCTTTACTCCTGGGGGTATCCTTAAATCTTACTGAGGCAAATCTAAATTTATTAGGCATAGGGGCTTTAATGCATGATATCGGAAAAGTCATGATTCCTGAAGATATTTTAAATAAACCAGGCAAATTAACAGATGTAGAATACGAATTAATGAAAAAACACACTACTTTTGGTTATGAAATTTTAAGCAAGCAAAGGGATATTCATAAGTTATCGGCCCGAATTGCCTGGGAACACCATGAAAGAATTGATGGAAGTGGTTATCCTAGGGGTTTAACTAAAAAGGAAATTCACCGCTATTCACAAATTGTAGCAATGGCAGATGTATACGATGCCTTAGTTAGCCCGAGAATATACAAAAAGGCTTATCTTCCTCACGAAGCTTATGAATATATTGCCGGCTGTGGAAACCATATTTTTGATTACGATCTTGTCCAAGCCTTTTTATTCCACTTGGCACCCTATCCCAAAGGCACTATTGTCAGACTAAGTACGGGTCAAATTGGGATAGTTGTGGATCTCATTAATAAATTAACCATTCGGCCTATTGTGACAATTTTATTTGATAATGGAGTACCGGTCGAGAACCGTTACGATTTAAACTTAGCAAAACATTTAACCATTACAATTGTAGAGATAGTCTCAGAAGAAGAATATCAGCAATTAAAAAACAAGGCAGGCATTAAGGATTAG